The following coding sequences are from one Luteolibacter rhizosphaerae window:
- a CDS encoding carbohydrate kinase family protein produces the protein MPEPQHEVIAAGINVVDILARPPAGVVPGGKYPTDELEVQGGGPASTASCVLAAFGFRCAFVARLGGDAISQLSRMQFRSAGISEDFLIDSPEERAGISVVQIDRESGERTVCYSLKNYGWLRDEDIPREAIHRARLVIVDGYDPTATVSMLEAAKTAGCASMVDLEHGDANFLHRCIGLASEVILPLHTARAATGKEEPAEVLQALGALGKGQMIVTDGARGSWATTEAGVVHQAAFPVEVLDTNGCGDAYHGGYGVGLLLGWPLELRMEFAAWVASRVAMKLGGRAGIPDRRTVGECSHLFSPQLVAAVSNWE, from the coding sequence ATGCCGGAACCTCAGCACGAAGTCATCGCCGCCGGGATCAATGTGGTGGATATCCTGGCGCGGCCGCCTGCAGGGGTGGTGCCGGGTGGAAAGTATCCGACGGACGAACTGGAAGTGCAGGGCGGCGGGCCGGCATCCACGGCGAGCTGCGTGCTGGCTGCCTTTGGATTCCGCTGTGCGTTTGTCGCGCGGCTGGGCGGCGATGCGATCAGCCAGCTCTCGCGGATGCAGTTTCGAAGCGCGGGAATTTCGGAGGATTTCCTGATCGATTCACCGGAGGAGCGGGCCGGAATCTCCGTGGTGCAGATCGACCGTGAAAGCGGAGAACGGACGGTGTGCTATAGCCTGAAGAACTACGGCTGGCTGCGTGATGAGGACATTCCCCGCGAGGCGATCCACAGAGCGCGGTTGGTGATCGTGGATGGGTATGATCCGACGGCGACGGTCTCGATGTTAGAGGCGGCGAAGACGGCGGGCTGTGCGAGCATGGTGGACCTGGAACATGGAGATGCAAACTTCCTTCACCGTTGCATCGGCTTGGCCTCGGAGGTGATCCTACCGCTGCACACGGCCCGCGCGGCGACGGGTAAGGAGGAACCCGCCGAGGTGCTGCAGGCGCTCGGCGCGCTGGGCAAAGGGCAGATGATCGTCACCGATGGAGCGCGCGGAAGCTGGGCGACGACGGAGGCCGGCGTGGTGCATCAGGCGGCGTTTCCCGTGGAGGTATTGGATACGAATGGCTGCGGGGATGCCTACCATGGCGGCTATGGGGTCGGGCTCCTGCTGGGGTGGCCGCTGGAGTTGCGTATGGAGTTTGCGGCTTGGGTAGCTTCGCGGGTGGCGATGAAGCTTGGCGGCCGGGCCGGGATACCCGACAGAAGGACGGTCGGCGAATGCAGCCACCTCTTCTCGCCACAACTCGTCGCGGCGGTATCCAACTGGGAATGA
- a CDS encoding 3-keto-disaccharide hydrolase encodes MKKFLSAFAACSALVLTASAQDKVEKGFTSLFDGKSFEGWKIGGPAEAFKVEEGAIVANGDCSHLFFVGKDGAAKFKDFEVRLDVMTKPNSNGGFFIHTTFQDSGWPSAGYEVQVNNTQGDWKKSGGLYNYVDNKEPFKDNEWMKYEITVKKGKVNVSVNGKKVVKDYEPEEGKSKLQKDGGTFAIQAHDKGSTTLYKNIRVKEL; translated from the coding sequence ATGAAAAAGTTCCTGTCCGCATTTGCCGCCTGCTCGGCGCTCGTCCTCACCGCCTCCGCCCAAGATAAGGTGGAGAAGGGCTTCACATCTCTCTTCGACGGCAAGAGCTTCGAAGGTTGGAAGATCGGCGGCCCTGCCGAAGCCTTCAAGGTCGAGGAAGGTGCGATCGTCGCGAACGGCGACTGCTCTCACCTCTTCTTCGTCGGCAAGGACGGTGCCGCCAAGTTCAAGGACTTCGAAGTACGCTTGGACGTGATGACCAAGCCGAACTCCAACGGCGGCTTCTTCATCCACACCACCTTCCAGGACAGTGGCTGGCCTTCCGCTGGCTACGAGGTCCAGGTGAACAATACCCAGGGCGACTGGAAGAAGTCCGGCGGTCTCTACAACTACGTGGATAACAAGGAGCCCTTCAAAGACAACGAGTGGATGAAGTACGAGATCACCGTGAAGAAGGGCAAGGTCAATGTCTCGGTGAACGGCAAGAAGGTCGTGAAGGATTACGAGCCCGAGGAAGGCAAGAGCAAGCTGCAGAAAGACGGCGGCACTTTCGCCATCCAGGCCCACGACAAGGGCAGCACCACTCTCTACAAGAACATCCGCGTGAAGGAGCTTTGA
- a CDS encoding tetratricopeptide repeat protein, which produces MKLKAVRSGALTAVLAFAALSPMHAEEDAAALKARVAELEKRISELETKSASEKKLERLREENVAKAKKRASEDKSNYKPEELQEIETLYQVANKNWRTEEAKTSLKKLLDKYDESNRTGCATLYMGQMSEGKERIEYLTRAVEKFSDCYYLNGCQVGGYGRFVLALTLWESGEKKEAKELLKELKTKYKDAIDHKGRPMGELAEAAEKELK; this is translated from the coding sequence ATGAAACTGAAAGCCGTCCGATCCGGAGCTCTCACCGCCGTCCTCGCCTTCGCCGCACTTTCCCCGATGCATGCGGAGGAAGATGCCGCCGCCCTGAAGGCCCGCGTGGCCGAACTGGAAAAGCGCATCTCGGAGCTGGAAACCAAGTCCGCCTCCGAGAAGAAGCTCGAACGTCTCCGGGAGGAGAATGTGGCGAAAGCCAAGAAGCGAGCCTCGGAAGACAAGAGCAACTACAAACCCGAGGAACTTCAGGAGATCGAGACCCTCTACCAAGTGGCGAACAAGAACTGGCGCACCGAGGAGGCCAAAACCAGCCTCAAGAAGCTCCTGGACAAGTACGACGAGTCCAACCGAACCGGTTGTGCCACGCTCTACATGGGCCAGATGAGCGAGGGTAAGGAACGCATCGAGTATCTCACCCGTGCCGTGGAGAAGTTCAGCGACTGCTACTACCTGAACGGATGCCAGGTCGGCGGCTATGGCCGCTTCGTGCTCGCGCTCACGCTCTGGGAATCCGGCGAAAAGAAGGAGGCGAAGGAGCTACTGAAGGAACTCAAGACAAAGTACAAGGACGCCATCGACCATAAAGGCCGCCCGATGGGAGAGCTCGCCGAGGCCGCGGAGAAGGAGCTGAAGTAA
- a CDS encoding CYTH domain-containing protein: protein MAIEIERKFLVSSDAWREGPAGKEIRQGYLCRDPERSVRVRIKGEQGFLTVKGKTSGIARSEHEYEIPLENARELLELCVPPLLEKVRYERWHEGRCWEIDEFEGANAGLIVAEVELPDAAASLTLPPWAGAEVSDDPRYFNLALAAHPWCEWGTK, encoded by the coding sequence ATGGCGATCGAAATCGAAAGAAAGTTCCTGGTGAGTTCGGATGCGTGGCGGGAGGGCCCGGCGGGAAAGGAGATCCGGCAAGGTTACCTGTGCCGGGATCCGGAGCGCAGCGTCCGGGTGAGGATCAAGGGCGAGCAGGGCTTCCTCACCGTGAAGGGCAAGACGAGCGGCATCGCGCGCAGCGAGCACGAGTATGAAATCCCGCTGGAGAATGCCCGGGAGTTGCTGGAGCTTTGCGTGCCGCCGCTTCTGGAAAAAGTCCGCTACGAGCGTTGGCACGAGGGACGCTGCTGGGAGATCGACGAATTCGAAGGGGCGAACGCGGGACTTATCGTCGCGGAGGTCGAGTTGCCGGATGCGGCTGCAAGCTTGACGCTGCCGCCATGGGCAGGGGCTGAAGTCTCGGATGATCCGCGATACTTCAACCTCGCTCTTGCAGCGCATCCCTGGTGCGAATGGGGGACGAAGTAG
- the smc gene encoding chromosome segregation protein SMC — translation MYLKSLDIHGFKSFADKTKIEFHKGVTGIVGPNGCGKSNVVDAIRWVLGETSAKALRGGEMADVIFNGTERRKPLGMAEVTLTMADCEEALKVDYNEVSLTRRVFRDGKSEYRINGTLCRLKDIHDLLMDTGIGRTAYSIMAQGQIDQILSSKPEERRAVFEEAAGITKYKREKKEALRKLEFTEANLLRVSDVLAEQERRMNSLKRQVAKARRYQALAGDVRILDTHLGHKKFVEFSAERDELKTSIRSLEATEAELERLMAPKEEAVADARFNARNFEGELADLRQQLNSHRNQLSAAQGRVAFNEERKAELEGRISQNREEIESTREKLAQQEFDVVAANEALEQLARRIAEQEIQLGDQEERTRMARADREQIETQLREARAEANRAQTIIASTQARIESSLAQLETSRERARMLADEEQRLNLEIEEANEQRNRIATELDEHAARTTELEEAFQKAERGYQHTRGDLDAARTAAAEAHKVLAQRDSRLRVVKQLVASGEGFQKGTRKVLDGLDDAERFKPGIHGVLANFIEADRSCARAIETALGRNLQAVLVSDEKLADAIISRLTEKRLGQAAILPETFVGHNGGTQMEALPEGAVGWALDKVKSDPRVARVIERLLDKVLIVPNYATAMRLRTSFPDVNMVTQAGEVVGAEGIIHGGDAGEGNVSVLELQNEVRDLEKEVAGLVDAEAAARQRVSDLEASLAQLQEEMEVSRERIQRHKVELSTLQGQLTLASREVESVQTKLDNVRWERGELDAREQAAHDSRSGLESELAMARERLEGHEEDQRRLQSQVEGSQRDEAELFETLNELRTSLAVERQAKQAAEAQQQPMEARLSELRELSIRRETEIESFVQRIESAAAENARLAEEVETHQAEAEDLAVEIESRSARRNELIEAIDKAEAGLSESRRRHAKAAEQRGREEVAITKIELRLESLVTTILERHQVELATFEPDAHALLSCIASQKSQQARGGRQTFVESESEGEGEEDEQPIIVVDASKGEDDIELPPQMTGEPDWSFVEAIVGDLKRRLDSMGPVNVDAIEEYEELEERYNEVRSNYDDLVSSKANLIEVIEKINDETQRRFAETFAQVKINFRDMFKELFGEQGKADLMLVDESDPLESGIEVIAKPPGKKLQSISLLSGGERSMTAVALLFSIYMIKPSPFCVLDELDAPLDESNINRFVKVLDRFIDNSQFIIVTHSKRTMARADVMYGVTMEEFGVSKPVGMRLTSADDMAGKGEAKTAAQKAALRLDA, via the coding sequence ATGTATTTAAAGTCTCTCGACATCCACGGCTTCAAGTCCTTTGCGGACAAGACCAAGATCGAGTTCCACAAGGGCGTTACCGGCATCGTCGGTCCGAACGGCTGCGGCAAGTCCAACGTGGTGGACGCGATTCGCTGGGTGCTGGGGGAAACCTCGGCCAAAGCACTGCGTGGGGGGGAGATGGCGGATGTTATCTTCAATGGCACGGAGCGCCGCAAGCCTTTGGGCATGGCGGAAGTGACACTGACGATGGCGGACTGCGAGGAAGCGCTCAAGGTTGATTACAACGAAGTCTCGCTAACTCGCCGGGTTTTCCGAGACGGGAAGTCGGAATACCGGATTAATGGCACGCTCTGCCGGCTGAAGGATATCCACGACCTGCTTATGGATACCGGGATCGGCCGCACGGCCTACTCGATCATGGCTCAGGGCCAGATCGATCAGATCCTTTCCTCCAAGCCGGAAGAACGCCGGGCGGTCTTTGAGGAAGCAGCCGGTATCACCAAATACAAGCGCGAGAAGAAGGAAGCCCTGCGCAAGCTGGAGTTTACCGAGGCGAACCTGCTGCGCGTCTCCGATGTGCTGGCGGAGCAAGAGCGCCGCATGAACTCGCTGAAGCGCCAAGTGGCGAAGGCCCGCCGCTATCAGGCGCTTGCGGGGGATGTCCGCATCCTCGACACCCACCTCGGCCACAAGAAGTTCGTGGAGTTCAGCGCCGAGCGCGATGAGCTGAAGACTTCGATTCGCTCGCTGGAAGCGACGGAAGCGGAGCTGGAGCGCCTGATGGCGCCGAAGGAAGAGGCGGTAGCGGACGCCCGCTTCAACGCCCGCAATTTCGAAGGAGAACTGGCCGACCTGCGCCAGCAACTCAATTCGCATCGCAACCAGCTTTCCGCCGCACAGGGCCGCGTCGCGTTCAACGAAGAGCGCAAGGCCGAGCTCGAAGGCCGCATCTCGCAGAACCGGGAGGAGATCGAGAGCACCCGTGAGAAGCTCGCGCAGCAGGAGTTCGACGTGGTCGCGGCGAACGAGGCTCTCGAGCAACTCGCCCGCCGCATCGCCGAACAGGAGATCCAGCTTGGTGATCAGGAAGAGCGCACGCGCATGGCCCGCGCGGATCGTGAGCAGATCGAAACGCAACTGCGTGAAGCCCGCGCCGAAGCGAACCGCGCCCAGACGATCATCGCTTCCACCCAGGCCCGCATCGAGAGTTCGCTGGCCCAGCTCGAAACCAGCCGCGAACGCGCCCGTATGCTCGCCGATGAGGAGCAGCGCCTGAATCTCGAAATCGAGGAGGCGAACGAGCAGCGGAACCGGATCGCTACCGAATTGGATGAGCATGCGGCCCGCACGACCGAACTGGAAGAAGCCTTCCAGAAGGCCGAGCGTGGTTACCAGCACACCCGCGGTGATCTGGATGCGGCCCGCACTGCCGCTGCCGAGGCTCACAAGGTGCTCGCCCAACGCGATTCGCGCCTGCGGGTGGTGAAGCAACTCGTGGCAAGCGGCGAAGGTTTCCAAAAGGGCACGCGTAAAGTGCTCGATGGCTTGGACGATGCGGAGCGCTTCAAACCGGGCATTCACGGCGTGCTCGCAAACTTCATCGAGGCGGACCGTAGCTGTGCCCGTGCGATCGAAACGGCACTCGGCCGCAACCTGCAGGCCGTGCTGGTCTCCGATGAAAAGCTGGCGGATGCGATCATCTCCCGCCTCACGGAGAAGCGTCTCGGCCAAGCGGCGATTCTTCCCGAGACTTTCGTCGGCCACAATGGCGGCACCCAGATGGAAGCCTTGCCGGAAGGCGCGGTGGGATGGGCGCTCGACAAGGTGAAGTCCGATCCTCGGGTGGCCCGCGTGATCGAACGCCTGCTCGACAAGGTGCTGATCGTGCCGAACTACGCCACCGCCATGCGCCTGCGTACATCCTTCCCGGATGTGAACATGGTCACGCAAGCCGGTGAAGTGGTGGGTGCGGAAGGCATCATCCACGGTGGTGATGCCGGCGAAGGCAATGTCTCGGTGCTGGAGCTTCAGAACGAGGTCCGCGACCTCGAGAAGGAAGTGGCTGGTCTGGTCGACGCGGAAGCCGCTGCCCGCCAGCGCGTGTCGGATCTGGAGGCATCTCTGGCCCAGCTCCAAGAGGAGATGGAAGTCAGTCGCGAGCGCATCCAGCGCCACAAGGTGGAACTCTCCACACTGCAGGGGCAGCTGACGCTTGCCTCCCGTGAAGTTGAGAGCGTGCAGACCAAGCTCGACAACGTGCGCTGGGAGCGCGGTGAGCTTGATGCCCGCGAGCAGGCCGCCCACGACAGCCGCAGCGGTCTGGAGAGCGAACTGGCGATGGCCCGCGAGCGTCTCGAAGGTCACGAAGAAGACCAGCGCCGCCTGCAGTCGCAGGTGGAAGGCTCGCAGCGCGATGAGGCTGAACTGTTCGAGACCTTGAACGAGCTGCGCACCTCGCTCGCGGTGGAGCGCCAGGCGAAGCAGGCTGCGGAAGCCCAGCAGCAGCCGATGGAGGCCCGTCTGAGCGAGCTCCGCGAACTCTCGATCCGACGCGAAACGGAGATCGAATCCTTTGTCCAACGCATCGAATCCGCCGCCGCGGAGAATGCCCGGCTCGCCGAAGAGGTGGAGACCCATCAGGCTGAAGCGGAGGACCTCGCAGTGGAAATCGAGTCGCGCTCGGCCCGTCGCAATGAGCTGATCGAAGCGATCGACAAGGCCGAAGCCGGGCTTTCGGAGTCGCGTCGCAGGCACGCAAAGGCGGCGGAACAGCGGGGCAGGGAAGAGGTCGCGATCACCAAGATCGAGCTTCGTCTGGAAAGCCTCGTGACCACGATCCTCGAGCGCCACCAGGTGGAGCTCGCCACCTTCGAGCCGGATGCTCATGCACTTCTTTCCTGCATCGCTTCCCAGAAGTCGCAGCAGGCCCGCGGCGGTCGCCAGACTTTCGTTGAGAGCGAGAGCGAAGGAGAAGGCGAAGAGGATGAGCAGCCGATTATCGTGGTGGACGCCTCGAAGGGGGAGGACGATATCGAGCTTCCCCCGCAGATGACAGGCGAACCGGATTGGTCTTTCGTGGAAGCGATCGTGGGCGATCTCAAGCGCCGCCTCGATTCGATGGGCCCCGTGAATGTTGACGCCATCGAGGAATACGAGGAACTCGAAGAGCGCTACAACGAGGTCCGCTCGAACTACGACGACCTCGTCAGCTCGAAGGCGAATCTGATCGAGGTGATCGAGAAGATCAACGATGAGACCCAGCGCCGCTTCGCCGAGACCTTCGCCCAGGTGAAGATCAATTTCCGCGACATGTTCAAGGAGCTCTTCGGCGAGCAGGGTAAGGCCGATCTCATGCTGGTGGACGAGAGCGATCCGCTGGAGTCCGGCATCGAGGTGATTGCCAAGCCGCCGGGCAAGAAACTGCAGAGCATCTCGCTGCTCTCGGGTGGCGAACGCTCGATGACCGCGGTGGCCCTGCTCTTCTCGATCTACATGATCAAGCCGAGTCCTTTCTGCGTCCTGGACGAACTGGACGCACCGCTCGACGAGTCGAACATCAACCGCTTCGTGAAGGTCCTCGACCGCTTCATCGACAATAGCCAGTTCATCATCGTGACCCACTCGAAGCGCACCATGGCCCGCGCGGACGTGATGTATGGGGTGACGATGGAGGAGTTCGGTGTCTCGAAGCCGGTGGGCATGCGCCTCACCAGCGCGGACGACATGGCCGGCAAGGGCGAGGCGAAGACCGCCGCGCAGAAGGCCGCGCTGCGACTTGACGCATAA
- a CDS encoding Ldh family oxidoreductase encodes MSDFLTVSRTAHDQLVEAAYRSRGYTADEAAEGAKLAAEAARHGIRTHHALKALHLDHLFGSATGGCVPGAEIEVVESRFAASETWNAHRKLGQSVAYRAIERCIELADKYGIGQVSVDNAFHYLWGGGYVMDAAERGYIAYTNCTSTLAEVVPFGGKFPTLGTNPHSWGFPTTEALGFPVVSDWATSTVAMGRVQALKREGKQLPPGAAVDKDGNPTTDPNEVVALLPFGAHKGYAMCLINELYGSLIGGSLPTLRGRAEKAPAGEKTTAAFYFQVIHPDAISGRNFANGRGQMENLATVLKDIFGHGNESCVLPGQFEAEARKRSDAAGGLHFTEAELTEFNDLAKELGIAGLEPI; translated from the coding sequence ATGTCCGATTTCCTCACCGTCTCCCGCACTGCCCACGACCAACTCGTCGAAGCCGCTTACCGCTCCCGCGGCTACACGGCGGACGAGGCTGCCGAGGGGGCCAAGCTGGCGGCGGAGGCGGCCCGCCATGGGATCCGCACCCATCACGCACTCAAGGCCTTGCACCTCGACCACCTCTTCGGCAGCGCCACCGGCGGCTGTGTCCCGGGAGCGGAGATCGAGGTGGTGGAAAGCCGCTTCGCGGCCTCTGAAACCTGGAATGCGCACCGCAAGTTGGGCCAGAGCGTGGCCTACCGTGCAATCGAGCGCTGCATCGAACTCGCCGACAAATACGGCATCGGCCAAGTCAGCGTGGACAATGCATTCCACTACCTGTGGGGGGGCGGCTACGTGATGGATGCGGCGGAGCGCGGCTACATCGCCTACACCAACTGCACTTCCACACTCGCGGAGGTTGTTCCCTTCGGCGGCAAATTCCCCACGCTCGGCACCAACCCGCACTCGTGGGGCTTCCCTACGACTGAAGCCTTGGGCTTCCCGGTGGTGAGCGACTGGGCGACCTCAACGGTGGCGATGGGTCGCGTGCAGGCGCTCAAGCGCGAGGGCAAGCAGCTTCCGCCCGGGGCGGCTGTGGACAAGGACGGTAACCCGACCACCGATCCGAACGAGGTCGTGGCCCTGCTCCCTTTCGGCGCACACAAGGGCTACGCCATGTGCCTCATCAACGAACTTTACGGCAGCCTGATCGGGGGCTCCCTCCCCACCCTTCGCGGCCGGGCCGAGAAAGCTCCCGCCGGTGAGAAGACCACCGCAGCCTTCTATTTCCAAGTGATCCATCCGGATGCGATCTCCGGCCGCAACTTCGCGAATGGCCGAGGTCAGATGGAGAACCTGGCCACGGTGCTAAAGGACATCTTCGGTCACGGCAACGAGAGCTGCGTGCTGCCCGGGCAGTTCGAGGCGGAAGCCCGCAAGCGGTCGGATGCCGCCGGCGGCCTGCACTTCACCGAAGCAGAGCTGACGGAATTCAATGACCTAGCGAAGGAGCTGGGAATCGCTGGGCTCGAACCGATCTAA
- a CDS encoding choice-of-anchor A family protein codes for MKSPVLALLLASSAALHATTLSVASNYNVYVLGTMNESNTDAEGRVAVAGNATLNGYGVGSSFSSSPSSAGNSLVVGGNLVMNGEVQYGNLVHGGTLSGGFGVPRGSITHGSAVDFNTTNSYLLNASSYWGGLASTGNTAVQAWGGIYLSGSNSDLNIFTLSGAALASTNTLAIDAPSGSTVLVNVTGDYSRMFQMGFSFWDINNDGRGTVSRQNVIYNFVDATSLDLGGVGIQGSILAPRATVNFNNGNIDGNLIAGNLFGSGEAHNYLFQGTLPTPVTVPEPSAFLLSCLTGALLVWRRRR; via the coding sequence GTGAAATCCCCTGTTTTGGCGTTGCTCCTTGCGAGCAGCGCGGCGCTCCATGCGACCACCCTGTCCGTCGCCTCCAATTATAACGTTTACGTGCTCGGCACGATGAACGAATCAAACACCGATGCCGAAGGCCGGGTGGCAGTCGCAGGCAATGCGACGCTGAACGGCTACGGCGTCGGTAGTAGTTTCAGTTCTAGTCCCTCCAGTGCCGGGAACTCGCTCGTTGTGGGCGGAAATCTCGTTATGAACGGGGAAGTCCAATACGGCAATCTTGTCCACGGCGGCACCCTATCCGGCGGATTCGGCGTGCCCCGTGGCTCGATCACCCATGGCAGCGCGGTCGATTTCAATACGACCAACAGCTACCTTCTCAATGCCTCCTCCTACTGGGGCGGCCTAGCGTCCACCGGCAATACCGCGGTCCAAGCTTGGGGTGGCATCTATCTCAGCGGCTCGAACTCCGACCTGAACATCTTCACTCTGAGCGGTGCGGCTCTGGCCTCCACTAATACGCTGGCGATCGATGCTCCCTCCGGCTCAACGGTACTCGTCAACGTGACCGGCGACTACAGCCGAATGTTCCAGATGGGCTTCAGCTTCTGGGACATCAACAACGACGGTCGTGGCACTGTGAGCCGGCAGAACGTCATTTATAACTTCGTTGATGCCACCTCGCTGGACCTCGGCGGTGTGGGCATCCAAGGAAGCATCTTGGCGCCGCGTGCCACCGTGAACTTCAACAACGGCAACATCGACGGGAACCTGATCGCGGGAAATCTTTTCGGTAGCGGCGAGGCGCACAACTACCTCTTCCAAGGCACCTTGCCGACGCCGGTGACGGTGCCGGAACCGTCCGCCTTCCTGCTGAGCTGCCTCACGGGCGCTCTTCTGGTCTGGCGCCGCCGCCGCTAG
- a CDS encoding ROK family protein → MACVPVLDPSFVPAVLWNRNYRTSAQERSDSRELDLALVRADGTAFRWSSPILPDTVEHFGSTLRYVERVLKFLLWQKGGSRVLISGAPELVPALAAIYGPAGAREFDSNFIGGKIFGEPLSFSVATRGELPSESADAIALGRHLGGCRIGFDLGGSDRKCAAMIDGEVVFSEEVVWDPYFQSDPDYHIEGVQDSLKRAAAHLPRVDAIGGSSAGVYVNNEVRAASLFRGVSEADFELRIRKMFFELKERWEGIPFEVVNDGEVTALAGSMALNENAVLGVAMGTSEAAGYVDSNGSIRPWLNELAFAPVDYRENGPLDEWSGDEGCGVQFFSQQGVARLARLAGFEFGNMPFPEQLVEVQTAMKAGDERARKIYETIGTCFGYAIAHYADFYEIRNLLILGRVTSGEGGTIIIAEAEKVLMTEFPELRIKLVVPDEKTKRHGQAVAAASLAAI, encoded by the coding sequence ATGGCCTGCGTTCCGGTTCTCGATCCCTCATTTGTTCCCGCCGTTCTTTGGAATCGGAATTACCGCACCTCTGCTCAAGAGCGTTCGGACAGCCGCGAGTTGGATCTGGCTCTGGTTCGTGCAGACGGCACCGCCTTCCGCTGGTCCTCGCCGATCTTGCCGGATACGGTGGAGCACTTCGGGAGCACGCTCCGCTACGTGGAGCGCGTCCTGAAGTTCCTGCTGTGGCAGAAGGGCGGCAGCCGCGTCTTGATCTCGGGCGCGCCGGAGCTGGTACCGGCACTGGCCGCGATCTACGGTCCGGCTGGAGCACGTGAATTCGATAGCAATTTCATCGGCGGCAAGATTTTCGGCGAGCCCCTGTCTTTCAGCGTGGCCACACGCGGCGAGCTTCCTTCTGAATCGGCGGACGCCATCGCGCTGGGGCGTCACCTCGGCGGCTGCCGCATCGGCTTCGATCTCGGTGGATCCGACCGCAAGTGCGCGGCGATGATCGACGGTGAAGTCGTGTTCTCGGAAGAGGTGGTGTGGGATCCCTATTTCCAGAGCGATCCGGACTATCACATCGAGGGAGTGCAGGATTCCCTCAAGCGTGCCGCCGCCCATCTCCCGCGTGTGGATGCTATCGGCGGCAGCTCTGCCGGAGTTTACGTGAATAACGAGGTGAGGGCCGCATCGCTCTTCCGCGGCGTGAGCGAGGCGGACTTCGAGTTGCGGATCCGCAAGATGTTCTTCGAATTGAAGGAGCGCTGGGAAGGAATCCCTTTCGAGGTCGTCAATGACGGCGAAGTGACCGCCCTTGCCGGCTCGATGGCGCTCAACGAGAATGCCGTGCTCGGCGTGGCGATGGGCACGAGTGAAGCGGCAGGCTATGTGGATTCGAACGGCTCGATCCGTCCATGGTTAAACGAACTCGCCTTCGCGCCGGTGGACTACCGCGAGAACGGACCTCTGGACGAATGGAGCGGCGATGAAGGCTGTGGGGTGCAGTTCTTCTCGCAGCAGGGAGTGGCGCGTCTGGCGCGGCTTGCCGGATTCGAGTTCGGCAACATGCCGTTCCCCGAGCAGTTGGTGGAAGTGCAGACGGCCATGAAGGCCGGCGACGAGCGGGCACGGAAGATCTACGAAACCATCGGCACCTGCTTCGGCTATGCCATCGCTCACTACGCGGACTTCTATGAAATCCGCAATCTACTCATCCTAGGCCGCGTGACCTCTGGCGAAGGGGGCACCATCATCATCGCCGAAGCGGAGAAAGTGCTCATGACCGAGTTTCCCGAATTGAGAATCAAGCTGGTAGTGCCGGACGAGAAAACGAAGCGCCACGGACAAGCGGTTGCCGCAGCGAGCCTGGCAGCGATTTAG
- a CDS encoding FeoA family protein yields the protein MALAKANDLHADSLLSLSQAQVGCDFRIKALNGPACDQLRNLGFCETLQVRKLADGRNLICSVCGTRLALSRELASQVMVAVA from the coding sequence ATGGCGCTTGCCAAAGCCAACGATCTCCACGCCGACAGCTTGCTCAGCTTGAGCCAAGCTCAGGTCGGCTGTGACTTCAGAATCAAGGCATTGAATGGCCCTGCCTGCGACCAACTGCGCAACCTCGGTTTTTGTGAAACCTTGCAGGTCAGGAAGCTGGCCGACGGTCGCAATCTGATCTGCTCCGTCTGTGGCACGCGCCTCGCGCTGAGCCGCGAATTGGCCAGCCAAGTGATGGTGGCTGTTGCCTGA